The following are from one region of the Pseudazoarcus pumilus genome:
- a CDS encoding acyl-CoA ligase (AMP-forming), exosortase A system-associated: MNSTTLLHELILAAAQRTPDAGALTAGARTLDYAELATLCQGVAGGLTRFGLARGERVAIYLDKRPEFVAAAFGATAAGGAFVPLNPLLKPDQAGYILRDCNVRVLITSAERLPLLAGTLARCHDLRQIVVTGELDELPRFEGITTHRWAELLEAPALPGSRVIDSDMAAILYTSGSTGRPKGVVLSHRNLVAGAQSVSQYLANAADDVLLAALPLSFDAGFSQLTTAFHAGARVVLLNYLLPRDVLKAVTRERVTGLTAVPPLWIQLARLGWPQGTDEHLRYIASTGGRMPFDTLRTLRAKLPATRPYLMYGLTEAFRATYLPPEDIDARPGSIGKAIPNAEVLVLREDGSECAPHEPGELVQRGPLVALGYWNDAEKTAERFRALPAHLTCRCDGLVLPEIAVFSGDTVRRDEDGYLYFIGRRDEMIKTSGYRVSPTEIEEVLYATRMVGECVAFGLPDDNLGQSIHAVVTPAHDTVDVDALLVECRARVPAYMVPAHIEVRSGPLPRNANGKIDRKALAERAGEES, from the coding sequence ATGAACAGCACCACCTTGCTGCACGAATTGATCCTCGCCGCCGCTCAGCGCACACCCGACGCAGGCGCGTTGACCGCGGGCGCGCGCACCCTCGACTATGCCGAGCTCGCGACCCTGTGTCAGGGCGTGGCCGGGGGGCTGACCCGCTTCGGGCTGGCGCGTGGCGAACGTGTGGCGATCTATCTGGACAAGCGGCCGGAGTTCGTCGCCGCAGCGTTCGGAGCCACCGCCGCTGGTGGCGCCTTCGTGCCGCTCAATCCGCTGCTCAAGCCGGATCAGGCCGGCTACATCCTGCGCGACTGCAACGTACGCGTACTCATCACCAGTGCCGAGCGCCTGCCCTTGCTCGCAGGCACGCTGGCACGCTGTCATGACCTGCGCCAGATCGTGGTCACCGGCGAGCTCGACGAGCTGCCGCGCTTCGAGGGCATCACGACGCATCGCTGGGCTGAACTGCTGGAGGCGCCGGCGCTGCCGGGCAGCCGCGTCATCGACAGCGACATGGCGGCCATCCTGTACACCTCGGGAAGCACCGGTCGGCCCAAGGGGGTGGTGCTATCTCACCGCAACCTCGTTGCCGGCGCGCAGAGCGTGTCGCAATATCTGGCCAACGCTGCCGACGACGTGCTGCTGGCGGCCCTGCCGCTGTCCTTCGACGCCGGCTTCTCGCAACTGACCACGGCTTTCCATGCCGGCGCTCGCGTGGTCCTGCTCAACTACCTGCTGCCGCGCGACGTGCTCAAGGCCGTCACGCGCGAGCGCGTCACCGGACTCACTGCCGTGCCGCCGCTGTGGATCCAGCTGGCGCGGCTGGGCTGGCCGCAGGGCACGGACGAGCATCTGCGCTACATTGCCTCGACCGGCGGACGCATGCCCTTCGATACGCTGCGCACGCTGCGCGCCAAGCTGCCCGCGACCCGCCCCTATCTGATGTACGGCCTGACCGAAGCCTTCCGCGCGACCTATCTGCCGCCCGAGGACATCGACGCACGCCCCGGCTCGATCGGCAAGGCCATCCCCAACGCCGAGGTGCTGGTGCTGCGCGAGGACGGTTCCGAATGCGCGCCGCACGAGCCGGGCGAGCTGGTGCAACGCGGCCCGCTGGTGGCACTGGGCTACTGGAACGACGCGGAAAAGACCGCGGAGCGCTTCCGTGCCCTGCCCGCTCATCTCACGTGCCGCTGCGACGGTCTGGTGCTGCCCGAGATCGCGGTGTTCTCCGGCGACACGGTGCGACGCGACGAGGACGGCTACCTGTACTTCATCGGCCGACGCGACGAGATGATCAAGACCTCGGGCTACCGCGTCAGCCCGACCGAGATCGAGGAAGTGCTCTACGCCACGCGCATGGTCGGCGAGTGCGTCGCCTTCGGGTTGCCCGACGACAACCTCGGCCAGAGCATCCACGCCGTCGTCACGCCGGCGCACGACACCGTGGATGTGGACGCGCTGCTCGTCGAATGCCGCGCGCGCGTGCCGGCCTACATGGTGCCGGCGCACATCGAGGTGCGCAGCGGTCCGCTTCCGCGCAACGCCAACGGCAAGATCGACCGCAAGGCGCTCGCCGAGCGCGCCGGCGAGGAATCATGA
- a CDS encoding phosphopantetheine-binding protein — protein MNTQHEVLQLLDEVLALDGRGLAFERSTPLLGSVPELDSMAVLAVIQEIEIRFGIEVPDDEVDGSSFETVGTVVEFVERLSKR, from the coding sequence TTGAACACGCAGCACGAAGTCCTGCAGTTGCTCGACGAGGTTCTGGCGCTCGATGGCCGGGGGCTGGCCTTCGAGCGTTCGACGCCCTTGCTCGGCAGCGTGCCCGAACTCGATTCGATGGCGGTGCTGGCGGTCATCCAGGAAATCGAGATCCGTTTCGGCATCGAGGTGCCCGACGACGAAGTCGACGGCAGTTCGTTCGAGACCGTTGGCACCGTCGTCGAATTCGTCGAGCGTCTATCGAAGCGCTGA
- the cysQ gene encoding 3'(2'),5'-bisphosphate nucleotidase CysQ, whose translation MSLDTEQRRSLLEALIPVAREAGRVILDVYSTDFEVRGKDDASPVTEADERAEAVIAQALEAIAPDIPLVAEEAVSAGHIPQVGERFWLVDPLDGTREFISRNGEFTVNIALVEDGEPTLGVVFAPALERLFAGAAGVGAFVEEGGERRAITTRTPPAEGLTVVASRSHGDANALAEFLRGRPIAALKNAGSSLKLCLVATGEADLYPRLGRTMEWDIAAGHAVLAAAGGCVDRLDGGPLTYGKPGFDNPHFVAAGQRN comes from the coding sequence ATGTCGCTCGACACCGAACAACGCCGCAGCCTGCTCGAAGCCCTGATTCCCGTCGCCCGCGAGGCCGGCCGCGTGATCCTCGACGTTTATTCCACCGACTTCGAAGTGCGCGGCAAGGACGACGCCTCGCCCGTGACCGAGGCCGACGAGCGCGCCGAAGCCGTGATCGCACAGGCGCTCGAAGCCATCGCCCCGGACATTCCGCTGGTCGCCGAGGAGGCCGTCTCTGCCGGCCACATCCCGCAGGTCGGCGAACGGTTCTGGCTGGTCGACCCGCTGGATGGCACGCGCGAATTCATTTCCCGCAACGGCGAATTCACCGTCAACATCGCGCTCGTCGAGGATGGCGAGCCCACGCTCGGCGTGGTGTTCGCGCCGGCACTCGAGCGCCTGTTCGCCGGCGCGGCCGGCGTCGGTGCCTTCGTCGAGGAAGGCGGCGAGCGGCGCGCGATCACGACGCGTACACCGCCTGCCGAGGGCCTGACCGTGGTGGCGAGCCGCTCGCACGGCGACGCGAACGCGCTGGCCGAATTTCTTCGCGGACGCCCGATCGCCGCGCTGAAGAACGCGGGCTCGTCGCTCAAACTGTGTCTGGTGGCCACTGGCGAGGCCGATCTGTACCCGCGCCTGGGCCGCACCATGGAGTGGGACATCGCCGCCGGGCATGCGGTGCTCGCAGCCGCCGGCGGCTGCGTCGACCGCCTCGACGGTGGCCCGCTGACCTACGGCAAGCCCGGATTCGACAACCCGCACTTCGTCGCCGCGGGCCAGCGCAACTGA
- a CDS encoding pyridoxal-dependent decarboxylase, exosortase A system-associated, with product MSGTGARPSPVHAPMDQFAVRDGELVVGGLSLSELAAHAGGTPFFAYDRALLDARMRELRETLPARIELHYAIKANPHPELVRHLAARVDGLDVASGGELALALQAGCSAAAISFAGPGKSRDELEAAVAAGVLLNIESHREARELADIAARGGRAARVAVRVNPDFELKSSGMRMGGGAKPFGVDAEAVPALLGEINRMGLAFEGFHIFAGSQNLRADAIVEAQRLSFELAVRLAEHASAPVRVLNLGGGFGIPYFPGDSRLDLAPIADNLATLLDEADTRLPGASLALELGRYLVGEAGVYVCRVVDRKESRGQVFLVCDGGLNHHLAASGNFGQVIRKNFPVAIGNRMDAPRTLVANVVGPLCTPLDVLAERMTLADAQPGDLVVVFQSGAYGATASPQAFLGHPAPVEMLVG from the coding sequence ATGAGCGGAACCGGCGCGAGACCCAGTCCCGTACACGCACCGATGGACCAGTTCGCGGTGCGCGACGGCGAACTGGTCGTGGGCGGCCTGTCGCTGAGCGAGCTGGCCGCACATGCTGGTGGCACGCCCTTCTTCGCCTACGACCGCGCCCTGCTCGACGCACGCATGCGCGAACTGCGCGAGACCCTGCCCGCGCGCATCGAGCTGCACTACGCCATCAAGGCCAACCCCCATCCCGAGCTGGTACGCCACCTGGCCGCTCGCGTCGACGGGCTGGACGTAGCCTCTGGCGGAGAACTCGCGCTGGCCCTGCAGGCCGGCTGCAGCGCGGCCGCGATCAGCTTCGCCGGCCCGGGCAAGTCGCGCGACGAACTCGAGGCCGCGGTCGCGGCCGGCGTGCTGCTCAACATCGAATCGCATCGCGAGGCGCGCGAACTGGCCGACATCGCCGCACGTGGCGGACGCGCCGCGCGCGTGGCGGTGCGCGTCAATCCCGACTTCGAACTCAAGAGTTCGGGCATGCGCATGGGCGGCGGCGCCAAGCCCTTCGGCGTCGATGCCGAGGCCGTCCCCGCGCTGCTCGGCGAAATCAACCGGATGGGCCTGGCCTTCGAGGGCTTCCACATCTTCGCCGGCTCGCAGAACCTGCGCGCCGACGCCATCGTCGAGGCGCAGCGGCTGTCCTTCGAACTGGCCGTGCGTCTGGCCGAACACGCGAGCGCGCCGGTGCGCGTGCTCAATCTCGGCGGCGGTTTCGGCATTCCCTACTTTCCGGGCGACAGCCGCCTCGATCTGGCACCCATCGCCGACAATCTAGCGACGCTGCTCGATGAGGCGGACACACGGCTGCCCGGTGCCAGTCTCGCGCTCGAACTCGGCCGCTATCTGGTGGGTGAGGCCGGCGTATATGTGTGCCGTGTTGTCGACCGCAAGGAATCGCGCGGTCAGGTCTTCCTGGTGTGCGACGGCGGACTCAACCACCACCTGGCCGCCTCGGGCAATTTCGGGCAGGTCATCCGCAAGAACTTCCCGGTGGCCATCGGCAATCGCATGGACGCGCCGCGCACGCTCGTGGCGAACGTGGTGGGCCCGCTGTGCACGCCGCTGGACGTACTCGCCGAGCGCATGACGCTGGCGGACGCGCAGCCGGGCGATCTGGTGGTGGTGTTCCAGTCTGGCGCCTATGGCGCAACGGCCAGCCCACAGGCCTTCCTGGGGCATCCGGCGCCGGTGGAAATGCTCGTGGGCTAG